A genomic stretch from Bacteroidota bacterium includes:
- a CDS encoding mechanosensitive ion channel: MQNFLDTVIWNNTVEQYLWVIGILLFISIFNKYISKFISRLLFKIVRRTHFKAQGEDFLRKILKPIQYIIVVQALFIGLSTLNEPEYFDNSFLGTTYKQFFFSIYRLFAILTITWLISRVGDFFTDILKQKAATTADTTDDQMASFLRDVFHVVIWSLGILTILAIVFNINVTSLVAGAGIAGIAIAFAAQETLQNLFGSIAIFTEKPFVVGDFVEVDGMQGTVEKVGFRSTRVRTMDKIFVTVPNKNIVNNKMSNLALRGSRRIQITIGLTHSTSNKTIHEIINALSRHAESHPKRNDRYIVTLYNFSPSSLDIWYDIMLDFELWEPHMQTRNDLMFDIRKIVIDNGGSFAFPTQTLHLLNDHPAKQENTNQEISS; encoded by the coding sequence ATGCAAAATTTTTTAGACACTGTAATTTGGAATAATACTGTAGAGCAATACCTCTGGGTAATTGGTATATTATTATTCATTTCAATTTTCAATAAATATATTTCAAAGTTTATCAGCCGCTTACTGTTCAAAATAGTTCGGCGCACGCACTTTAAAGCACAAGGAGAGGATTTTTTAAGAAAGATTCTAAAACCAATACAATATATTATAGTAGTTCAGGCATTATTTATTGGATTAAGTACTTTAAATGAACCGGAATATTTTGATAACTCATTCTTAGGAACCACCTATAAACAATTCTTTTTTTCAATTTACCGCCTCTTTGCGATACTTACAATCACCTGGTTAATTTCAAGAGTAGGTGATTTTTTTACAGACATTTTAAAGCAAAAAGCTGCAACCACTGCAGACACCACCGATGATCAAATGGCTTCTTTTTTAAGAGATGTTTTTCACGTTGTTATATGGTCACTTGGCATTCTCACTATACTTGCAATTGTATTTAACATTAATGTAACATCACTTGTAGCCGGCGCTGGAATTGCGGGAATAGCAATTGCATTTGCGGCTCAGGAAACATTGCAAAATTTATTTGGAAGCATTGCTATTTTCACAGAAAAACCTTTTGTTGTTGGAGATTTTGTAGAGGTTGATGGTATGCAAGGAACCGTCGAAAAAGTGGGTTTCCGTAGTACTCGTGTTCGGACAATGGACAAAATATTTGTTACTGTACCCAATAAAAATATTGTCAATAATAAAATGAGTAATCTCGCTCTACGAGGTTCAAGAAGAATTCAAATTACAATTGGATTAACGCATAGCACTTCAAACAAAACAATTCATGAAATTATAAATGCATTGAGCCGGCATGCGGAATCTCATCCCAAAAGAAACGATAGATATATTGTTACGCTTTATAATTTTTCACCTTCTTCTTTAGATATTTGGTATGATATAATGCTTGATTTTGAGCTTTGGGAACCTCATATGCAAACTCGCAATGATTTAATGTTTGATATTCGTAAAATTGTAATTGACAATGGTGGCAGCTTTGCTTTCCCAACACAAACACTGCATCTATTAAATGACCATCCTGCTAAACAAGAAAATACAAATCAGGAAATTTCTTCATAA
- the carB gene encoding carbamoyl-phosphate synthase large subunit, with amino-acid sequence MPKDNSIKHVLIIGSGPIIIGQACEFDYSGSQASRSLREEGITVSLINSNPATIMTDKVTADNIYLWPLQVESFEKILQENIASGTPIDAVLPTMGGQTALNLCKDAYEMGIWKKYNVRLIGVDIEAIDRAENRELFRQLMVELGIAVAKSRIANSFLEGKEFAQEIGFPLVIRPSYTLGGTGGGIVFKKEELDAALNRGLTASPTHEVLVEEAVMGWKEYELELLRDAKDNVVIICTVENLDPMGVHTGDSITVAPAMTLSDTSYQDMRNQAITMMRAMGNFAGGCNVQFAQDPYTEKLIAIEINPRVSRSSALASKATGYPIAKIAAKLAIGYTLDELKNQITKTTSAFFEPALDYVIVKMPRWNFDKFQGADATLGLQMKSVGEVMAIGRSFNEALQKACQSLENNKIGLSGEKGFYKSSQEIIESLGKPHWDRIFNIKKAFDLGVPIKTIHNQTKIDRWFLMQMQNLTKFEKELRRYQLHNIPKDFMLELKQNGYSDLQIANIIGNCTEEEVYQYRREIGIKRTYKLVDTCAAEFEAITPYYYSTFEQENESVSSTKKKIIVLGSGPNRIGQGIEFDYCCVHGILAIKECGYEAIMVNCNPETVSTDFDVADKLYFEPVFWEHLWELVEFEKPEGVIVQLGGQTALKLAEKLHRKGIKIIGTSFDNMDIAEDRGRFSDMLKDMGIPYPEYGSATSAEEALEVAHGIGYPVLVRPSYVLGGQRMRIVINDEDLESSVMGILKHFPDNKILIDHFLDRAEEAEIDAICDGKDVHIMGIMEHIEPAGIHSGDSSAMLPPFDLSDNVLDQMKEFTKRIALALNIHGLINIQFAIKNEKVYVIEANPRASRTTPFIAKAYQIPYLNIATKVMIGANKIKDFTFDKKLVGYAIKEPVFSFDKFPNVNKELGPEMKSTGEAIRFIDDLQDPLFRQLYKEKSMYLSR; translated from the coding sequence ATGCCTAAAGACAATTCAATAAAACATGTTTTAATTATCGGCTCCGGTCCAATTATTATTGGTCAAGCTTGCGAATTTGATTACTCCGGATCTCAGGCCAGTCGAAGTTTGCGTGAAGAAGGAATTACAGTTTCGCTTATCAATTCCAATCCGGCTACTATTATGACCGACAAGGTAACGGCAGATAATATTTATTTATGGCCATTGCAGGTAGAGAGTTTTGAAAAAATATTGCAGGAAAATATTGCTTCGGGAACGCCAATAGATGCAGTACTTCCCACTATGGGAGGACAGACAGCATTGAATCTTTGTAAGGATGCTTATGAAATGGGAATCTGGAAAAAATATAATGTGCGATTGATAGGAGTGGATATAGAAGCAATTGACAGAGCAGAAAATAGAGAGTTGTTTCGCCAATTAATGGTTGAGCTGGGAATTGCTGTTGCAAAATCAAGAATAGCGAATTCATTTTTAGAAGGAAAAGAATTTGCGCAAGAAATTGGATTTCCATTGGTGATTCGTCCATCGTATACATTGGGTGGAACTGGTGGTGGAATTGTATTTAAAAAAGAAGAATTAGATGCTGCTTTAAACCGTGGTTTGACAGCATCACCAACGCATGAAGTATTAGTGGAAGAAGCGGTGATGGGATGGAAAGAATATGAATTAGAATTACTGCGTGATGCGAAGGATAATGTAGTAATTATCTGTACGGTAGAAAATCTAGATCCGATGGGAGTGCATACTGGCGACAGTATAACGGTTGCTCCGGCAATGACGCTGAGTGATACCAGTTATCAGGATATGCGCAATCAGGCAATTACAATGATGCGTGCAATGGGAAATTTTGCAGGTGGATGTAATGTGCAATTTGCGCAAGATCCTTATACAGAAAAATTAATTGCAATAGAAATTAATCCCCGAGTAAGTCGTTCATCTGCACTTGCGTCAAAAGCAACCGGATATCCGATTGCAAAAATTGCTGCAAAACTTGCGATAGGATATACATTGGATGAATTAAAAAATCAGATTACAAAAACTACATCTGCATTTTTTGAACCTGCATTAGATTATGTAATTGTAAAAATGCCGAGATGGAATTTCGACAAATTTCAAGGTGCAGATGCTACACTTGGTTTACAAATGAAAAGTGTAGGTGAAGTAATGGCAATTGGTCGCAGTTTTAATGAAGCATTACAGAAAGCATGTCAAAGTTTAGAGAATAATAAAATTGGATTAAGCGGTGAAAAAGGATTTTATAAATCATCACAGGAAATAATTGAAAGTTTAGGAAAACCACATTGGGATAGAATATTTAATATTAAAAAAGCATTTGATTTAGGTGTGCCGATAAAGACAATTCATAACCAAACAAAAATAGATCGTTGGTTCCTGATGCAAATGCAAAATCTCACAAAATTTGAAAAAGAACTGCGTCGCTACCAACTGCATAATATTCCAAAAGATTTTATGCTGGAATTAAAACAAAATGGATACAGTGATTTACAAATTGCAAATATTATCGGCAATTGTACCGAAGAAGAAGTATATCAATATCGCAGAGAGATTGGAATAAAACGCACATACAAATTAGTAGATACATGCGCAGCAGAATTTGAAGCAATCACTCCTTATTACTATTCCACTTTTGAACAGGAAAATGAAAGTGTGAGCAGCACAAAGAAAAAAATTATAGTGCTTGGTTCCGGACCAAATAGAATCGGACAGGGAATTGAATTTGATTATTGTTGTGTACACGGAATTCTTGCAATAAAAGAATGTGGCTATGAGGCAATCATGGTGAATTGTAATCCCGAAACTGTGTCAACAGATTTTGATGTAGCTGATAAATTATATTTTGAACCTGTGTTTTGGGAGCATCTTTGGGAGTTGGTAGAATTTGAAAAACCGGAAGGCGTAATTGTACAACTCGGCGGACAAACCGCATTAAAACTTGCAGAGAAATTACATCGCAAAGGCATAAAAATAATCGGTACCAGTTTCGATAACATGGATATTGCAGAAGACCGTGGAAGGTTCAGTGATATGTTGAAGGATATGGGAATTCCTTATCCGGAATATGGCAGTGCAACAAGTGCTGAAGAAGCATTGGAAGTGGCACATGGCATTGGTTATCCGGTGTTGGTGCGTCCCAGTTATGTATTGGGTGGACAACGCATGCGCATTGTAATTAATGATGAAGATTTAGAGTCGAGTGTGATGGGAATTTTAAAACATTTTCCCGACAATAAAATCTTGATTGATCATTTTCTTGATCGTGCCGAAGAAGCAGAAATTGATGCAATATGCGATGGAAAAGATGTACATATTATGGGTATAATGGAACATATAGAACCGGCGGGAATTCACTCAGGAGATTCAAGTGCAATGTTGCCTCCATTTGATTTAAGTGATAATGTGTTGGATCAAATGAAAGAATTTACAAAACGTATTGCGCTTGCATTAAATATTCATGGCCTAATCAATATTCAGTTTGCGATTAAGAATGAAAAAGTCTATGTGATAGAAGCAAATCCGAGAGCATCACGAACTACACCATTTATTGCAAAGGCTTATCAAATCCCTTATTTAAACATTGCCACGAAAGTGATGATAGGTGCTAATAAAATAAAGGATTTTACTTTCGATAAAAAGCTTGTGGGTTATGCAATTAAAGAACCGGTTTTCAGCTTTGATAAATTCCCTAATGTGAATAAAGAATTAGGACCAGAAATGAAATCTACCGGAGAAGCAATTCGATTTATTGATGATTTACAAGATCCATTGTTCCGACAATTGTATAAAGAAAAATCAATGTATTTAAGTCGTTAA
- a CDS encoding PKD domain-containing protein, whose product MRKQIIFLCIGLLLAGSGFSQTTKSVLFLGNSYTSVNNLPQMVSNVATSAGDTLIYDSNSPGGFTFQGHTTNITSLNKIMVGDWDFVVLQEQSQLPSFPIDQVESEVFPYAHMLDSIINTYNACGETMFYMTWGRKNGDAGNCPVWPPVCTYAGMDSLLHLRYMMMAEDNHAVVSPVGAVWNYIRANFPLIELYSPDESHPSVAGSYAAACCFYTSIFRKNPELITDDYGLSPVDAANIRSAVKTIVYDDFLEWHIGEYDPIADFSFDVSEGTEVTFTNLSANAINYEWNFGDGNTSTETNPIYTYTSSGTYTITLIANYCSYSDTMNLPVTIVTTRIDLHNIDNIISIYPNPVSDQLIMNVTAFDKIAIINSIGQNFTPNYSIIGENTNIDFSTFAPGIYFLSITIDGKIFTQKILKQE is encoded by the coding sequence ATGAGAAAGCAAATTATTTTTTTATGTATTGGATTGTTGTTAGCCGGCAGCGGTTTTTCACAAACAACAAAAAGCGTTTTGTTCCTTGGCAACAGTTATACTTCTGTAAATAATCTCCCTCAAATGGTTTCGAATGTTGCAACCTCTGCGGGTGATACTTTAATATATGACAGCAATTCACCCGGTGGTTTTACTTTTCAAGGTCATACCACAAATATTACTTCTCTCAATAAAATTATGGTAGGCGATTGGGATTTTGTGGTATTGCAGGAACAAAGTCAACTTCCCTCCTTTCCTATTGACCAGGTAGAATCTGAAGTATTTCCATATGCACACATGCTCGACAGTATTATTAATACTTATAATGCCTGTGGTGAAACTATGTTTTATATGACCTGGGGAAGAAAAAATGGCGATGCGGGTAATTGTCCTGTATGGCCGCCTGTGTGTACTTATGCAGGTATGGATAGTCTGTTGCATTTGCGTTATATGATGATGGCAGAAGATAATCATGCAGTCGTTTCACCGGTGGGTGCAGTATGGAATTATATCCGTGCAAATTTTCCGCTAATAGAATTGTATTCACCTGATGAAAGCCATCCTTCTGTTGCGGGTTCGTATGCTGCGGCTTGTTGTTTTTATACTTCCATATTCAGAAAAAATCCTGAATTGATTACTGATGATTATGGCTTATCTCCTGTTGATGCTGCTAATATTCGCTCTGCTGTAAAAACAATTGTATATGATGATTTTTTAGAATGGCATATCGGAGAATATGATCCCATTGCAGATTTTAGTTTTGATGTTTCTGAAGGCACCGAAGTTACATTTACTAACCTCTCTGCAAATGCAATAAATTATGAATGGAATTTTGGTGATGGAAACACTTCAACTGAAACAAATCCAATATATACTTATACAAGCAGTGGCACTTATACAATTACTTTAATTGCGAATTATTGCAGTTATTCTGATACTATGAATTTGCCCGTAACCATTGTTACAACAAGAATAGACTTGCACAACATTGATAATATCATTTCCATTTATCCTAATCCGGTTTCCGATCAATTAATTATGAATGTTACGGCGTTTGATAAAATTGCAATTATAAATTCAATTGGACAAAATTTTACCCCTAACTATTCTATTATTGGAGAAAACACAAATATTGATTTTTCAACTTTTGCGCCGGGAATTTATTTTCTTTCAATTACAATTGATGGAAAAATATTTACTCAAAAAATATTGAAACAAGAATAA
- a CDS encoding methionyl-tRNA formyltransferase, which yields MSKKGFKVLEALINNNYQSAISAVIVGRDNNIDYNFANEIIAICKQNNILYFERNERPTINSDYSIAISWRWLIHENSLKIIVLHDSLLPKYRGHASLVNMLINKEKEIGVSAIFASKEYDSGDIISQSSIPINYPIKISTAIDLVIENYIALVLEIFITLLSGKTLTSIAQEEALASYSLWRDEDDYLINWKNDSNDILNFINAVSSPYKGAATYINGLQKIRILDAAIETDVQIENRDIGKVIFTRDKYPVIVCGSGLLKLNRVVDDTTHEDALPFKSFRLRLTNYVKN from the coding sequence ATGTCTAAGAAAGGTTTCAAAGTATTGGAGGCCTTAATTAATAACAACTATCAATCAGCAATTTCAGCAGTTATAGTTGGAAGAGATAATAATATTGATTATAATTTTGCAAATGAAATTATCGCAATATGCAAGCAAAATAATATCCTGTATTTTGAAAGAAATGAAAGGCCGACAATTAATTCTGATTACAGTATCGCTATTTCCTGGCGTTGGTTAATCCATGAAAATTCTTTAAAAATTATTGTATTGCATGATTCCTTACTTCCTAAATACAGAGGGCATGCATCTTTAGTAAATATGCTGATTAATAAAGAAAAAGAAATTGGGGTAAGTGCAATTTTTGCTTCGAAAGAATATGATTCAGGCGATATCATTTCTCAATCATCAATTCCAATTAATTATCCGATAAAAATTTCCACTGCCATTGATTTAGTTATTGAAAATTATATTGCACTTGTATTGGAAATATTTATTACACTTTTATCAGGCAAAACGCTAACTTCAATAGCACAAGAAGAAGCATTGGCGAGTTACAGTTTATGGAGAGACGAAGACGACTATTTAATTAATTGGAAAAATGATTCAAACGATATTTTAAATTTTATCAACGCAGTATCTTCTCCATATAAAGGTGCTGCGACATATATAAATGGATTGCAAAAAATAAGAATCTTAGATGCTGCAATCGAAACAGATGTTCAAATTGAAAACAGAGATATTGGAAAAGTAATTTTTACCAGAGATAAATATCCTGTTATTGTTTGCGGCTCCGGATTGCTTAAATTAAATCGAGTGGTAGATGACACGACACATGAAGACGCACTTCCTTTTAAATCTTTTAGATTAAGACTAACTAACTACGTCAAAAATTAA
- a CDS encoding class I SAM-dependent methyltransferase, producing MGNTTLNMEQGHWILAKMGKKVLRPGGKKLTTKLIENLKFTSEDDIVEFAPGLGFTASIALKSNPKTYTGIELNEEAAGILRKTINGNGKKIIIGNAAESTLQDNSSNKVYGEAMLTMQADHRKSEIIKEAYRILRKGGLYGIHELGLEPINIPEAEKAQIQRELSEVIKVNARPLTLHEWSDLLEKEGFVVINTETNAMSLLEIKRMIDDEGFFRTLKIGFNILTHAKARKKILAMRKVFRKYQHNLNAISIVAEKR from the coding sequence ATGGGAAATACAACATTGAACATGGAACAAGGGCATTGGATCTTAGCCAAAATGGGTAAGAAAGTGCTGCGCCCCGGAGGGAAAAAGTTAACTACAAAACTTATTGAAAATCTAAAGTTCACATCTGAAGATGATATCGTTGAGTTTGCACCCGGGCTAGGTTTCACTGCATCCATTGCTTTAAAAAGCAACCCTAAAACTTATACCGGTATAGAATTAAATGAAGAGGCCGCAGGTATTTTACGCAAAACGATAAATGGAAATGGGAAAAAAATAATTATTGGGAATGCTGCTGAATCTACTTTGCAAGATAATTCGAGTAATAAAGTATATGGAGAAGCAATGCTTACCATGCAAGCCGATCATAGAAAGTCAGAAATAATTAAGGAAGCTTATCGGATTTTAAGAAAAGGAGGACTTTACGGAATTCATGAATTGGGTTTAGAACCTATCAATATTCCGGAAGCTGAAAAAGCACAAATTCAAAGGGAATTATCGGAAGTAATTAAAGTAAATGCTCGGCCACTTACATTACATGAATGGTCTGATTTATTAGAGAAAGAGGGCTTTGTGGTAATTAATACAGAAACGAATGCCATGTCTCTTTTGGAAATTAAACGCATGATAGATGACGAAGGATTTTTCAGAACCTTGAAAATTGGCTTCAATATATTAACGCATGCAAAGGCCAGAAAAAAGATTTTAGCAATGCGCAAAGTATTTAGAAAGTATCAACATAATCTGAATGCAATAAGTATAGTTGCAGAGAAAAGATAG
- a CDS encoding flavodoxin reductase: MTHVVKIISKEKITHDVLHIVLEKPATLSFTPGQAADISINKTGWEKEMRPFTFTSLPGDEHVEFTIKTYPSHNGVTEQLLSLKAGDELLIHDVFGDISYKGDGIFIAGGAGVTPFIAIFKELERKHEIGNNKLLFANKTKADIILEDKFTKLLGKNFINILSDEALDNYEHGYITADLIKKYSDNSTHYYYVCGPDPMMDAIEKQLTSLGVAADNIIKEGF, encoded by the coding sequence ATGACACATGTAGTTAAAATAATATCAAAAGAAAAGATCACACACGATGTACTTCATATAGTTTTAGAAAAACCTGCGACATTATCATTTACACCCGGACAAGCAGCGGATATTTCAATTAATAAAACAGGTTGGGAAAAAGAAATGAGACCTTTTACATTTACTTCTCTACCCGGAGACGAACATGTTGAATTTACTATTAAAACATATCCGTCGCATAATGGGGTTACCGAACAATTACTTTCCTTAAAAGCAGGTGATGAATTATTAATTCATGATGTGTTTGGAGATATTTCCTATAAAGGGGATGGAATTTTTATTGCCGGCGGAGCAGGGGTTACACCTTTCATTGCAATTTTTAAGGAGCTTGAAAGAAAGCATGAAATCGGCAATAATAAACTGCTGTTTGCAAACAAAACAAAAGCGGATATTATTCTTGAAGATAAATTCACTAAGCTATTAGGTAAAAATTTCATCAATATACTTTCTGATGAAGCTTTGGATAATTATGAGCATGGATATATTACTGCTGATCTGATTAAAAAATATTCGGATAACAGTACGCATTATTATTATGTGTGTGGGCCGGACCCAATGATGGACGCCATAGAAAAACAGCTTACTTCTTTAGGAGTTGCGGCTGATAATATTATCAAAGAAGGATTTTAA
- the folE gene encoding GTP cyclohydrolase I FolE, with the protein MNSDITMEKTVIKEVNKILSHSIPSNSLALSDEEKIEKIEFHFAKIMDILGLDLHDDSLRGTPKRVAKMFVKEQFSGLNPINKPKVSLFENKYDYHEMLIEKDITLYSNCEHHFVPIIGKVHVAYIPGKQIIGLSKINRIVHYFAKRPQVQERLTIQISDALKEVLKHNDVAVVIEADHLCVASRGIKDTNSKTITSCYSGKFETQAIKQEFLSNIFKKKDFHNDTCS; encoded by the coding sequence ATGAACTCTGATATCACCATGGAAAAAACAGTAATTAAAGAAGTAAACAAAATATTAAGTCACTCAATTCCTTCAAATTCACTTGCGTTGAGCGATGAAGAAAAAATTGAAAAGATAGAATTTCATTTTGCAAAAATTATGGATATACTCGGGTTAGATCTTCATGACGACAGTCTTCGTGGAACCCCAAAAAGAGTAGCAAAAATGTTTGTAAAAGAACAGTTCAGTGGATTAAATCCTATCAACAAACCAAAAGTAAGTTTATTTGAAAATAAGTATGATTACCATGAAATGCTTATTGAAAAAGATATAACACTGTATTCAAATTGCGAGCATCATTTTGTACCTATAATTGGAAAAGTACATGTAGCATATATTCCCGGCAAACAAATTATCGGCTTATCAAAAATAAATCGCATTGTACATTATTTTGCAAAGCGTCCGCAAGTGCAGGAACGTTTAACTATACAAATTTCTGACGCATTAAAAGAGGTGTTGAAACATAATGATGTGGCAGTTGTTATTGAAGCAGATCATCTATGCGTGGCTTCAAGAGGTATTAAAGACACGAATAGTAAAACAATTACTTCCTGTTATTCCGGTAAGTTCGAAACACAAGCCATTAAGCAGGAATTTTTATCGAACATTTTTAAAAAAAAGGATTTTCATAATGACACATGTAGTTAA
- a CDS encoding sigma-70 family RNA polymerase sigma factor, with protein MTQTEKFTETEIVERVINGEKSLYEIIVRRFNPYLYKVGRSYNYNHEDTQDLMQETFVDAYKSLKQFEGRSDFKTWLVRIMLNNCYHKKEKSSFKNEISQDLNINSNPMFTNSNNDTEKVIQNRELGHILEDALSEIPLDYRVVFSLREINGFNVAETANLLNITEANVKTRLSRSKSMLRNEIEKTYSTAELFEFNLIYCDAIVENVMKRINEL; from the coding sequence ATGACTCAAACAGAAAAGTTTACAGAAACAGAGATTGTTGAAAGAGTGATTAATGGGGAAAAATCACTTTATGAAATAATTGTAAGACGATTTAATCCTTATTTATATAAAGTAGGGAGGTCGTATAATTATAATCACGAAGACACTCAAGACTTAATGCAGGAAACTTTTGTGGATGCATATAAAAGCCTGAAACAATTTGAAGGCCGCTCAGATTTTAAAACCTGGCTTGTTCGAATAATGCTCAACAATTGTTATCATAAAAAAGAGAAGTCCAGTTTTAAAAATGAAATTTCACAAGATTTAAATATCAACTCAAATCCAATGTTTACAAATTCAAATAATGATACAGAAAAAGTAATTCAAAATCGGGAATTAGGGCATATCCTCGAAGATGCACTGAGTGAAATTCCATTGGATTATCGTGTTGTATTTTCTTTGAGAGAAATAAACGGATTTAATGTAGCAGAAACTGCAAACTTGCTGAACATAACTGAAGCCAATGTAAAAACCCGACTTAGCAGATCGAAGTCTATGCTGAGAAATGAAATTGAGAAAACATATTCTACTGCCGAGTTATTTGAATTTAACTTAATTTATTGCGATGCAATTGTAGAAAATGTTATGAAAAGAATAAATGAACTCTGA